Proteins from one Ranitomeya variabilis isolate aRanVar5 chromosome 1, aRanVar5.hap1, whole genome shotgun sequence genomic window:
- the FITM1 gene encoding fat storage-inducing transmembrane protein 1: protein MDALSNCMCALVGLCSEICARILGSVCMRRGYHLWLAAVVSVTPFLQELSNPRSIFSNSNNFFNVKFVRCSCGWTFLLLSGFVLLVSLVPTGRPLLSLKHLLRLGVSTSVCQGIPYLFQLLEDLTGSCHQPLPPGTLLIHRLETRQSCQAEGHQWQGYHVSPQTFTLTLCCLSLAEELSVFVRYLRRGYPAGTSLRLVFLLNASLLGLYNLLLVSTALYAPSYTQCVVGVAIGTLCWHLTYRGWFRTPYSPGPPGFGMFPRLAGARNKLG from the exons ATGGATGCTCTCAGCAACTGTATGTGCGCCCTAGTAGGTCTCTGCTCAGAGATATGTGCCCGTATATTGGGCAGTGTTTGTATGAGACGAGGGTACCACTTGTGGCTGGCAGCTGTGGTCAGTGTGACTCCCTTTCTACAAGAACTAAGTAATCCCAGGAGCATTTTCTCCAACTCCAACAACTTCTTCAATGT GAAGTTTGTTCGTTGTTCGTGTGGATGGACATTTTTGCTCCTCTCTGGATTTGTTCTCCTGGTTTCTTTGGTACCCACTGGACGCCCGTTGCTCTCACTGAAGCACCTTTTAAGATTGGGAGTAAGTACATCTGTTTGCCAAGGTATTCCCTATTTATTCCAACTCTTGGAGGATCTAACTGGCTCCTGTCACCAACCATTGCCCCCTGGTACACTATTAATCCATCGGCTGGAAACTAGACAAAGTTGTCAAGCAGAAGGGCACCAATGGCAGGGTTACCATGTTTCTCCACAGACCTTCACACTGacattgtgctgtctttctttggcAGAAGAACTGTCCGTGTTTGTTCGCTATTTGCGAAGAGGCTATCCTGCTGGCACTTCTCTGCGTTTAGTCTTTTTGTTGAATGCCAGTCTTCTGGGATTGTACAATCTGCTTTTAGTTTCCACTGCACTTTACGCTCCTAGCTATACCCAATGTGTGGTTGGTGTAGCCATTGGGACACTGTGCTGGCATCTCACCTATCGCGGCTGGTTCCGTACACCCTACTCACCTGGACCACCTGGTTTTGGAATGTTTCCCAGACTGGCTGGAGCAAGAAATAAACTAGGATAA